In Notamacropus eugenii isolate mMacEug1 chromosome 1, mMacEug1.pri_v2, whole genome shotgun sequence, one genomic interval encodes:
- the LOC140532882 gene encoding kelch-like protein 9, whose amino-acid sequence MDHCGPGGELLAAIGERCLGPDEEAHVKASLGSGGGGGGGGGGEMGVSAHLQSSKAGTTRFFRSNTHSSVVLRGFDQLRGEGLLCDVSLLPGDGDEAFPVHRAMMASASDYFKAMFTGGMKEQELKCIKLHGVNKVGLKKIIDFIYTAKLSLTMDNLQDTLEAASFLQVLPALDFCKVFLISGVSLENCVEVGRLANTYNLTEVDKYVNNFILRNFPALLHSGEFEKLPFERLAAALASNSLQHCGELELFKAACRWLRHEEPRMELAPKLMKNIRFPLMSPQDLINYVQTVDFMRADNTCVNLLLEASNYQMMPYMQPVMQSERTAIRSDSTHLVTLGGVLRQQLVVSKELRMYDEKANEWKSLAPMDAPRYQHGIAVIGNFLYVVGGQSNYDTKGKTAVDTVFRFDPRSNKWILVAPLNEKRTFFHLSALKGHLYAVGGRNAAGELATVECYSPRMNEWSYVAKMSEPHYGHAGTVYGGLMYISGGITHDTFQKELMCFDPDTDKWSQKAPMTTVRGLHCMCTVGEKLYVIGGNHFRGTSDYDDVLSCEYYLPALDQWTPIAAMLRGQSDVGVAVFEDKIYVVGGYSWNNRCMVEIVQKYDPEKDEWHKVFDLPESLGGIRACTLTVFPPEENTGSPSRESPLSAP is encoded by the coding sequence ATGGACCATTGCGGCCCCGGAGGGGAGCTCCTGGCGGCCATCGGCGAGCGGTGCCTGGGGCCCGACGAGGAGGCTCACGTGAAGGCGTCTCTggggagcggcggcggcggcggcggcggcggcggcggcgagaTGGGCGTGTCCGCCCACTTGCAGTCGTCCAAGGCCGGCACGACCCGGTTCTTCCGCAGCAACACGCACAGCTCGGTGGTGCTGCGGGGCTTCGACCAGCTGCGCGGGGAGGGCTTGCTGTGCGACGTGAGCCTGCTGCCCGGCGACGGCGATGAAGCGTTCCCCGTGCACCGGGCCATGATGGCCTCGGCCAGCGACTACTTCAAGGCCATGTTCACGGGGGGCATGAAGGAGCAGGAGCTCAAGTGCATCAAGCTGCACGGCGTGAACAAGGTGGGCCTCAAGAAGATCATCGACTTCATCTACACGGCCAAGCTGTCGCTGACCATGGACAACCTGCAGGACACGCTGGAGGCGGCCAGCTTCCTGCAGGTGCTGCCGGCCCTGGACTTCTGCAAGGTCTTCCTCATCTCGGGCGTGTCCCTGGAGAACTGCGTGGAGGTGGGGCGGCTGGCCAACACCTACAACCTGACGGAGGTGGACAAGTACGTGAACAACTTCATCCTGCGCAACTTCCCCGCGCTGCTGCACAGCGGCGAGTTCGAGAAGCTGCCCTTCGAGCGGCTGGCCGCGGCGCTGGCCAGCAACAGCCTGCAGCACTGCGGCGAGCTGGAGCTCTTCAAGGCCGCGTGCCGCTGGCTGCGCCACGAGGAGCCGCGCATGGAGCTGGCGCCCAAGCTCATGAAGAACATCCGCTTCCCGCTCATGTCGCCGCAGGACCTCATCAACTACGTGCAGACGGTGGACTTCATGCGGGCCGACAACACCTGCGTGAACCTGCTGCTGGAGGCCAGCAACTACCAGATGATGCCCTACATGCAGCCCGTCATGCAGTCGGAGCGCACGGCCATCCGCTCGGACAGCACGCACCTGGTCACCCTGGGCGGGGTGCTGCGGCAGCAGCTGGTGGTCAGCAAGGAGCTGCGCATGTACGACGAGAAGGCCAACGAGTGGAAGTCCCTGGCGCCCATGGACGCGCCCCGCTACCAGCACGGCATCGCCGTCATCGGCAACTTCCTCTACGTGGTGGGGGGCCAGAGCAACTACGACACCAAGGGCAAGACGGCCGTGGACACGGTCTTCCGCTTCGACCCGCGCTCCAACAAGTGGATCCTGGTGGCGCCGCTCAACGAGAAGCGCACCTTCTTCCACCTGAGCGCCCTCAAGGGCCACCTGTACGCCGTCGGGGGCCGCAACGCGGCGGGCGAGCTGGCCACGGTGGAGTGCTACAGCCCGCGCATGAACGAGTGGAGCTACGTGGCCAAGATGAGCGAGCCGCACTACGGCCACGCGGGCACCGTCTACGGCGGCCTCATGTACATCTCGGGGGGCATCACTCATGACACGTTCCAGAAGGAGCTCATGTGCTTCGACCCGGACACGGACAAGTGGAGCCAGAAGGCGCCCATGACCACCGTCAGGGGGCTGCACTGCATGTGTACTGTGGGAGAGAAGCTCTACGTGATCGGAGGAAACCACTTTCGGGGCACCAGCGATTATGACGACGTGCTCAGCTGCGAGTACTACCTGCCGGCCCTGGACCAGTGGACCCCCATCGCCGCCATGTTGAGGGGCCAGAGCGACGTCGGGGTGGCGGTGTTCGAGGATAAGATCTACGTGGTGGGGGGGTACTCGTGGAACAACCGCTGCATGGTCGAGATCGTCCAGAAGTACGACCCCGAGAAGGACGAGTGGCACAAGGTCTTCGACCTGCCCGAGTCCCTCGGGGGCATCCGGGCCTGCACCCTCACCGTGTTTCCTCCCGAGGAGAACACGGGGTCCCCTTCCCGAGAGTCCCCTCTGTCCGCCCCTTAA